In Sphingobacterium thalpophilum, a genomic segment contains:
- a CDS encoding mechanosensitive ion channel family protein — protein MNNLALNDVQEHWNNFISSAIAWAPRIITAVISALLIYLIGSWIIRLVKRMIDKAFERRQMDVSLQRFLSNLISWILNILLFIVVVTQLGVQTSAFVAIIGAAGLAIGLALQGSLSNFAGGILILLLKPFRVGDYITSSSNVSGTVTEIDIFNTKLNTPQNQQVVVPNGVLSNSSITNYTQLGTRRTWFDIGVAYNADLKQAKEILMEVVRNNDYAFKEPAPQVVVTELGDSAINLSVRVTTSNENFWTMQEQLIINCKEALDQAGIEIPFPQRDIHIRSNA, from the coding sequence ATGAACAATTTAGCATTGAACGACGTCCAGGAACATTGGAATAATTTTATTTCCTCAGCCATTGCCTGGGCACCACGAATTATTACTGCCGTAATTTCAGCTTTACTGATATATTTAATTGGATCATGGATCATTCGACTGGTCAAGCGCATGATTGATAAGGCTTTCGAACGCCGGCAGATGGATGTCTCCTTGCAGCGTTTTTTAAGTAATCTGATCAGCTGGATTTTAAATATATTATTATTTATCGTTGTAGTCACACAGTTGGGCGTTCAAACCTCAGCATTTGTTGCCATTATTGGAGCTGCAGGTTTAGCCATAGGTTTAGCCTTGCAGGGATCCTTATCCAATTTTGCCGGTGGAATACTGATCTTGTTATTGAAACCTTTTCGGGTAGGGGATTATATCACGTCCAGTTCAAATGTTTCGGGTACGGTCACCGAAATTGATATTTTCAATACCAAATTAAATACGCCTCAAAATCAGCAAGTGGTAGTTCCCAATGGGGTATTGTCTAATAGCAGCATTACAAATTATACCCAGTTGGGCACACGCCGCACTTGGTTCGATATTGGTGTCGCCTACAACGCTGACTTAAAACAGGCGAAAGAAATTCTGATGGAAGTGGTTCGAAATAATGATTATGCTTTTAAGGAGCCAGCTCCGCAGGTTGTGGTAACCGAACTTGGCGACAGCGCAATTAATCTTTCGGTGCGTGTCACCACGTCAAACGAAAACTTTTGGACCATGCAGGAACAGTTGATTATTAATTGTAAAGAGGCATTGGATCAAGCTGGTATTGAAATACCATTTCCACAAAGGGATATCCATATTCGCAGCAATGCATGA
- a CDS encoding alanine/glycine:cation symporter family protein, producing the protein MDVIINKIYDIIWSDALVYLCLLTGIYFTVRFRCPQLMQIREMVRLLFNGNSSDKGISSFQAFSLAISGRVGTGNIAGVATAIAMGGPGAIFWMWVIAFLGSASAIVEATLGQMYKEVNDGEYRGGPAFYILKGLRSKTFAWTFAIVTIISTGFLLPGVQSNSISAAVESAFHVSPSITGLAIAGLLAIIIIGGVKRISTVAEYVVPFMAGAYILMALVIIALNFTEIPGVIALIVKSALNMEATFGAIAGMAISWGVKRGIYSNEAGQGTAPHAAAAAEVSHPIKQGLVQGFSVYVDTMFVCTATALMILFTGQYNVENPAGGFLVQHLPATEMGPAFTQQAVSHHFPSIGNAFVALALAFFAFTTIMAYYYIAETNISFVSRKKQHKTVLIWILRLLILVSTYVGCISTAKSAWTLGDIGVGLMAWLNLIAILLLHKKVVAIYADYREQQKSKKDPVFDNSKFQFPNMDLWSKNNMQHDEPID; encoded by the coding sequence ATGGACGTAATAATCAATAAAATTTATGATATCATCTGGAGTGATGCACTTGTCTACCTCTGTCTGCTGACGGGCATCTACTTTACGGTACGATTTCGCTGCCCGCAGCTTATGCAGATAAGAGAAATGGTGCGATTGCTTTTTAATGGAAACAGTTCCGACAAAGGCATCTCTTCGTTTCAGGCCTTTTCACTTGCTATTTCGGGGCGTGTTGGCACAGGCAATATCGCTGGCGTCGCTACAGCGATTGCTATGGGCGGCCCAGGAGCTATTTTTTGGATGTGGGTAATTGCGTTTTTAGGCAGTGCGTCGGCCATTGTCGAAGCTACCCTTGGTCAGATGTATAAAGAGGTCAATGATGGCGAATACCGCGGCGGACCTGCATTCTATATCCTAAAAGGATTGCGATCCAAGACTTTTGCCTGGACCTTTGCAATCGTGACGATCATCAGCACCGGATTTTTATTGCCCGGTGTGCAGAGCAACAGTATCAGCGCAGCGGTCGAGTCCGCTTTCCATGTGTCGCCGAGTATCACCGGATTGGCTATTGCCGGGCTACTGGCGATTATTATCATCGGTGGAGTAAAGCGGATCAGCACCGTTGCCGAATATGTTGTACCGTTTATGGCTGGCGCCTATATTCTTATGGCTCTAGTTATTATTGCCCTCAATTTTACGGAGATCCCTGGCGTTATCGCCCTGATAGTAAAATCTGCCTTGAACATGGAAGCTACTTTCGGCGCTATCGCCGGCATGGCAATTTCATGGGGTGTTAAACGGGGTATCTATAGCAACGAGGCCGGACAGGGCACAGCACCACATGCGGCGGCAGCAGCCGAGGTATCCCATCCGATCAAGCAAGGCCTGGTACAGGGGTTTTCTGTTTACGTCGACACCATGTTTGTGTGCACCGCAACAGCTTTGATGATTCTCTTTACAGGGCAATATAATGTTGAAAATCCAGCCGGAGGATTTCTCGTCCAACATCTTCCGGCGACGGAAATGGGACCCGCCTTTACCCAACAGGCCGTTTCACATCATTTCCCCAGCATTGGAAATGCTTTCGTAGCATTGGCGCTGGCCTTTTTTGCGTTCACGACCATTATGGCTTATTACTATATCGCCGAAACCAACATCAGCTTTGTTAGCCGAAAAAAACAACATAAAACCGTGCTTATCTGGATTCTGCGACTGCTCATATTAGTATCTACCTATGTCGGATGTATCAGTACAGCCAAATCTGCCTGGACCCTGGGGGACATTGGTGTCGGGCTTATGGCTTGGCTCAACCTGATTGCAATACTCCTGCTTCACAAAAAAGTTGTCGCTATTTATGCAGACTATCGCGAGCAGCAGAAGTCCAAGAAAGACCCTGTATTCGACAATTCCAAATTTCAGTTTCCGAACATGGACCTATGGTCCAAAAACAACATGCAACACGATGAGCCAATTGATTAA
- a CDS encoding BCCT family transporter, with translation MILSKSTFNKGIIIPSLLFIIGVCLLAVFFPTLTVNILDTIKQFIFVNLNWVYVWAVTLFVIFLVYLMFSKFGNIKLGSNDSKPEYSFFSWISMLFAAGMGIGLMYFSVAEPMQHFSTEAFAGNHYINRAKNAQLYTFFHWGIHAWAIYGVVGLALSYFAYRYRLPLSLRSCFYPLLKNKINGKWGNAIDVFALCSTFFGITTTLGFGVVQVNAGLQTLGLVPDNNFTYQIMIVGVLTLLAVLSATSGVDKGVKILSNINILTVIILLLFVLFLGPTVYLIGSFTEGIGNYVNNFFSLTFDTHVYDEATLPWFYNWTILYWAWWISWSPYVGLFIAKISKGRTIREFIAAVLIIPTIFNFIWMSVFGNSAMWFDINIAKGALSSLADNPDALMFRFLDYLPLSEIVSYLVILIIIIFFVTSADSGIFVMNSIATKNAPKSPKWQMVFWGALLAILALMLLNTGGLQALQTMTLITALPFSIIMLLFCVSLVKALTIDRSYYERDLSVSTVPWSGEFWKDRLQQIVSFKSRESVDEFMRSTVKAAFEDLQAEFKENGIESKIHESDKPNRIAIEIRHDLINNFIYGVKNQFKVVSDYVVEEENLPDIADKKTYFPKSYFGDAREGYDIQYFTKNELISDVLKHYERFLEIISEEKNEMFISSNANKNLR, from the coding sequence GTGATCTTGTCAAAATCGACATTTAATAAAGGAATCATTATTCCAAGCCTGCTCTTCATAATAGGGGTTTGCCTGCTAGCGGTGTTTTTTCCAACGTTGACAGTAAATATTCTAGATACAATAAAACAGTTTATCTTTGTGAACCTCAATTGGGTATATGTCTGGGCTGTGACACTTTTTGTCATTTTCCTGGTTTACCTCATGTTTAGCAAGTTTGGTAATATCAAGCTCGGAAGTAACGACAGTAAGCCCGAGTATTCTTTCTTTTCTTGGATTTCTATGTTATTTGCTGCAGGTATGGGAATCGGATTGATGTATTTCAGTGTCGCAGAGCCGATGCAACATTTTTCGACCGAGGCTTTTGCCGGTAATCACTATATTAACCGAGCCAAAAATGCGCAGCTGTATACTTTTTTTCATTGGGGTATACATGCTTGGGCAATTTATGGTGTGGTCGGTTTGGCATTATCATATTTTGCATACCGCTATCGGCTTCCGCTTTCACTTCGTAGTTGCTTCTATCCTTTATTGAAAAACAAAATCAATGGAAAATGGGGTAATGCGATTGATGTATTTGCACTTTGCAGTACATTTTTCGGTATCACGACTACGTTGGGGTTCGGAGTGGTTCAAGTAAATGCTGGCTTGCAGACCCTGGGGCTAGTACCCGATAATAATTTTACCTATCAGATCATGATTGTTGGCGTGTTAACGCTGTTGGCTGTTTTATCTGCCACTTCAGGGGTCGATAAAGGTGTAAAGATATTAAGTAATATCAATATACTAACTGTTATTATTCTGTTGCTATTTGTTCTTTTCCTTGGACCTACAGTTTACCTTATTGGCAGTTTTACAGAAGGAATAGGCAATTATGTAAACAATTTCTTTAGTTTGACTTTTGATACACATGTTTATGACGAGGCAACATTACCCTGGTTTTATAACTGGACAATTCTATACTGGGCCTGGTGGATATCATGGTCTCCCTATGTGGGGCTGTTTATTGCTAAAATCTCCAAAGGGCGGACCATTCGTGAATTTATTGCTGCGGTACTTATTATTCCGACCATATTTAATTTTATCTGGATGTCTGTTTTTGGAAATAGTGCCATGTGGTTTGATATTAATATCGCTAAAGGCGCTTTGAGTTCTTTAGCAGATAATCCAGATGCCTTGATGTTTCGATTTTTAGACTACTTGCCTTTATCGGAAATTGTCAGTTATCTGGTTATCCTTATTATTATTATCTTTTTTGTAACCTCGGCTGATTCGGGCATATTTGTTATGAATAGTATTGCTACCAAGAATGCTCCAAAGTCCCCAAAATGGCAAATGGTTTTTTGGGGCGCTTTGTTGGCCATCTTAGCGCTCATGTTATTGAACACGGGTGGACTGCAGGCATTACAAACTATGACACTTATAACAGCATTGCCATTTTCAATTATCATGTTGCTTTTTTGCGTCAGTTTGGTAAAAGCATTGACGATTGACCGAAGTTATTATGAGCGTGATTTGTCGGTGAGTACTGTGCCCTGGTCGGGCGAATTTTGGAAAGATCGCCTGCAACAGATTGTTTCTTTTAAAAGCCGTGAGTCGGTCGATGAATTTATGAGGAGTACAGTGAAGGCAGCGTTCGAAGATTTGCAGGCTGAGTTTAAGGAGAATGGTATTGAATCAAAGATTCATGAGTCGGATAAACCAAATCGGATAGCGATTGAAATCCGACACGACCTAATCAACAATTTTATATATGGGGTCAAAAATCAGTTTAAAGTGGTGTCCGATTATGTCGTCGAAGAAGAAAATCTCCCTGATATAGCCGATAAGAAAACTTATTTTCCGAAATCTTATTTTGGAGATGCTCGTGAGGGTTATGATATTCAGTACTTTACAAAAAATGAGCTGATAAGTGATGTTTTGAAGCACTATGAGCGCTTTTTAGAAATAATTTCAGAAGAAAAAAATGAAATGTTTATTAGTAGCAATGCCAACAAAAATCTGAGATGA
- a CDS encoding TIGR00341 family protein, with protein sequence MNKILSFFDLHQGEEKKETVLENVVANISFRGSNAWILACAIVIASVGLNVNSTAVIIGAMLISPLMGPIVGAGFALGTFDFPLLKKSIKNLLIATVISLVVSFIYFLLSPFKEAQSELLARTSPNIYDVMIAIFGGLVGVIAITRVDKGNPIPGVAIATALMPPLCTAGYGLAIGNFAYFAGALFLYIINCVFICIATFIIVKYLRYPKTHYVDQQREKRITQSITIITLTLVIPSIYFAYNLLQEKKYTNKVKQFVQQELSNKGYTVIYEKIQLNSKPKKLELAFLAKKFSSQEIKSLEQTMHTFGIENTKLIIHQDSLDLKSSILSEIDKRTAAVSEKDLTIRALNNELTKYQVVSPELDRDIKVLFPELNSYSMGMQQHYAKTDSVANLIAFIYTSPAALTQIQQDKLQKWLKNHFPKDSVEIIKR encoded by the coding sequence ATGAATAAAATTTTGAGCTTTTTTGATCTGCATCAAGGTGAAGAAAAAAAGGAGACGGTATTAGAAAACGTCGTTGCAAACATTTCCTTTCGGGGTTCCAATGCTTGGATCTTGGCCTGTGCTATTGTCATAGCTTCTGTGGGCTTAAATGTCAACTCAACAGCAGTAATTATTGGAGCTATGTTGATTTCTCCACTTATGGGCCCTATCGTCGGAGCAGGATTCGCATTAGGAACATTTGATTTTCCTTTGCTTAAAAAATCCATTAAAAATCTACTGATTGCGACAGTCATCAGTCTTGTTGTATCTTTTATCTATTTCCTGCTTAGTCCATTCAAAGAAGCCCAATCCGAATTGCTCGCGCGCACATCTCCAAATATTTATGATGTAATGATTGCCATATTTGGTGGCCTCGTGGGCGTTATAGCCATTACTCGGGTTGACAAAGGCAATCCAATCCCTGGGGTAGCCATCGCAACAGCCCTTATGCCTCCCCTATGTACAGCGGGCTATGGTCTTGCAATTGGCAATTTTGCCTATTTTGCAGGGGCATTGTTTTTGTATATTATCAACTGTGTATTTATCTGTATAGCGACTTTTATTATTGTTAAATATTTGCGTTATCCAAAAACTCATTATGTAGATCAGCAACGAGAAAAAAGGATTACGCAAAGCATAACAATTATCACGCTAACGCTCGTCATACCAAGTATATATTTTGCTTACAATCTGCTGCAGGAAAAAAAATACACCAATAAAGTGAAGCAATTTGTACAGCAGGAACTAAGCAACAAAGGGTATACTGTCATTTATGAAAAAATACAGCTCAACAGTAAACCGAAAAAACTAGAATTAGCCTTTTTGGCAAAAAAGTTCAGTAGTCAAGAGATAAAATCATTGGAACAAACAATGCATACATTCGGAATTGAAAACACCAAACTTATTATTCACCAAGATAGCCTGGATTTAAAGTCTAGTATTCTTAGCGAAATAGACAAACGTACCGCAGCTGTCAGTGAGAAAGATCTAACGATTCGCGCGTTAAACAACGAACTTACAAAATACCAGGTCGTAAGTCCGGAGCTCGATCGGGATATTAAGGTTCTTTTCCCTGAATTAAATTCATATAGCATGGGAATGCAACAGCATTACGCAAAAACCGATAGCGTGGCAAATCTCATTGCATTTATTTATACTTCCCCCGCCGCGTTAACACAAATCCAACAAGATAAATTGCAAAAATGGCTAAAAAACCACTTTCCAAAAGACAGTGTCGAAATCATTAAAAGATAG
- a CDS encoding TrkA family potassium uptake protein, which produces MKFIILGLGNFGASLAEKLTAQGNEVIGVDRQIAKVTALKEKITHTICLDATDETAFHSLPLKNTDVVVVAIGEDEGANIMVSALCKEANVKRLISRAVNRLHEKVLGALGVSEIAHPEEESAERWSKRLCMTGFVDSFELNSNYSIVEAIVPKKYVGQTIQEIGFREKYELLVLTILKNTEKKTSFGKSVVTTVLHGIPRPDTRLREGDILVIYGYNDHIKSFL; this is translated from the coding sequence ATGAAATTTATCATTTTAGGATTGGGGAATTTTGGAGCTTCTCTGGCAGAAAAGCTCACTGCACAAGGCAATGAAGTAATAGGTGTTGATCGTCAGATCGCTAAAGTGACGGCATTGAAGGAAAAGATTACACATACGATTTGTTTGGACGCAACCGACGAAACGGCTTTTCACTCTTTACCGTTAAAAAATACGGATGTTGTGGTCGTCGCGATCGGTGAGGATGAAGGTGCCAATATTATGGTCAGTGCTTTGTGTAAAGAGGCTAACGTGAAACGCCTGATCAGTAGGGCCGTAAACAGACTGCATGAAAAAGTACTAGGTGCGCTAGGGGTGTCAGAGATAGCTCATCCGGAAGAAGAGTCTGCAGAACGGTGGTCCAAGCGCTTGTGTATGACCGGGTTTGTAGATTCTTTTGAACTTAATAGTAATTATTCGATTGTAGAAGCCATCGTCCCTAAAAAATATGTAGGACAAACGATTCAGGAGATCGGTTTCCGAGAAAAGTATGAACTATTAGTGCTTACGATATTAAAAAATACGGAAAAAAAGACTTCATTTGGAAAAAGTGTTGTAACCACAGTACTCCATGGTATTCCTCGTCCGGATACGCGATTGCGGGAAGGAGATATTTTGGTGATTTATGGCTACAACGATCATATCAAATCGTTCCTCTAA
- the nhaA gene encoding Na+/H+ antiporter NhaA produces the protein MSQLINLTVFKNFFKSSNAGGILLFICVILSLIVANTAAGPGLQSFLDTPIGFDTDTVHLKYSILLWINDGLMAIFFLLVGLEIKREIVEGELSSPKQASLPILCAIGGAIVPALIFLSFNSGQATAGGWGIPMATDIAFALAVIGMLGNRIPASLKVFLAALAIVDDLIAILVIAFFYSSGIETTYLLYAGIGMVILFVMNRMNIQNPYLYLIPGVFIWYFIHHSGIHATIAGVMVAMTIPTNDTDVESPLERLEHALVKPVNFFIIPLFAFANTNISIESEMLTGLVAPMGLGISLGLLLGKPLGILIMTFVCSKLGISSLPEGSSFKHILGVGLLAGIGFTMSIFISILSFSDALHIKEAKLSILLTSLLAGILGYLVLSVFGKKSRI, from the coding sequence ATGAGCCAATTGATTAATCTTACCGTATTTAAAAATTTTTTCAAGTCAAGTAACGCTGGCGGCATTTTATTATTTATCTGCGTCATTTTATCCCTCATCGTCGCCAATACTGCTGCTGGTCCTGGGCTGCAGTCATTTTTAGATACACCTATTGGTTTCGATACTGACACCGTACATTTAAAATATAGCATACTGCTTTGGATCAATGATGGATTAATGGCTATCTTTTTTCTGCTCGTGGGACTGGAGATCAAGCGCGAGATCGTGGAAGGGGAACTCTCCTCGCCCAAACAGGCATCCCTCCCAATCCTCTGCGCTATTGGCGGAGCCATTGTTCCGGCGCTCATCTTTTTAAGCTTCAATTCAGGGCAGGCGACAGCAGGTGGCTGGGGTATACCCATGGCGACAGATATCGCCTTTGCATTAGCCGTAATCGGTATGCTAGGTAACCGGATTCCAGCAAGTTTAAAGGTATTTTTGGCCGCTTTGGCTATCGTGGACGATCTGATCGCCATTTTGGTGATTGCTTTTTTCTATTCTTCAGGTATTGAAACCACCTACTTACTGTATGCAGGTATCGGTATGGTTATTCTGTTTGTCATGAACCGCATGAATATACAAAACCCCTATCTGTATCTGATACCAGGTGTATTTATCTGGTATTTTATTCATCATTCGGGTATACATGCTACTATTGCTGGTGTGATGGTGGCGATGACTATCCCGACCAATGACACAGATGTTGAGTCGCCCTTAGAACGTCTGGAGCATGCGCTTGTCAAGCCTGTCAATTTTTTTATTATACCCTTATTTGCATTTGCCAATACCAATATCAGCATTGAAAGCGAGATGCTTACAGGATTGGTCGCTCCGATGGGCCTGGGTATTAGCCTTGGCTTATTACTGGGCAAGCCGTTGGGCATTTTAATCATGACTTTTGTCTGCTCTAAACTGGGGATTAGTAGTCTCCCGGAAGGAAGCTCATTTAAACATATCCTGGGTGTAGGCTTATTGGCTGGAATTGGCTTTACGATGTCTATATTTATTTCCATCCTGTCCTTCAGCGACGCGCTGCATATCAAAGAAGCGAAGTTATCGATTCTGCTGACCTCACTGCTGGCGGGAATTTTAGGTTATTTGGTATTGTCGGTGTTCGGCAAAAAAAGTCGTATATAA
- a CDS encoding chloride channel protein — protein sequence MANFKKTFYKKIDHINQWRMRKVSNRNFIIILAFLVGIVGGLMASVLKRLTHFIATSIQNDIDWKLKYSLYLVFPLIGILLSVLFVRKFIKGKKIEHGITPIIYAISRKGSRLDPSNIYSQVVTSAITVGFGGSCGLEAPVALGGSSIGSNIARFFGLQYKEVTMLLACGAAAGIAGAFNSPLAGMIFAIEILLPEFSIPVFIPLLISSAMASVVSRLLYSEPLFTNFNSYWQVSALFFYLLMAVLIGLYTVYFARVSVVVNQWFRKIKNPYNKVWVSGVALGLMILIFPALYGEGYLTIQQILNGQFNAIVKNSLFSEYHNIGFVVFGYTLLTLFGKSFAALFTLNGGGNGGVFGPSLVMGGLLGFAFSYGINLTGLAELNVPNFVVAGMAGALSGIMHAPLTGMFLIAEVTGGYTLMVPLMLVCSISYLINRTMLKHSIYTKVLAESGDLISYEDKDRSVLSMMRIKYVLETNFVILRPDETPKSRQHDIIHSKRNIFPIVSHDGKFIGIVNSEYLFSILLGELDGLDTTFEKLAQKPNDIVVIHESMESVMSKMNKEDTWILPVLGPEQKYLGFVSKSSVFNKYRALLIRQGHYLE from the coding sequence ATGGCAAATTTTAAAAAGACTTTTTATAAAAAAATTGACCATATCAACCAATGGCGTATGAGAAAAGTTTCGAATCGGAACTTTATCATCATCTTGGCCTTTTTGGTCGGTATTGTTGGCGGGCTCATGGCATCCGTTTTAAAAAGACTGACTCATTTTATTGCGACAAGTATCCAGAACGATATTGACTGGAAATTAAAGTATTCTTTGTATCTGGTTTTTCCGTTGATCGGTATTCTGCTGAGTGTATTATTTGTCCGAAAATTTATCAAAGGCAAAAAAATAGAACATGGTATAACGCCGATTATTTATGCGATCAGCCGAAAAGGAAGCCGACTGGATCCCAGTAATATTTATTCACAGGTGGTGACTTCAGCCATCACCGTTGGCTTTGGAGGTTCCTGTGGTTTGGAGGCTCCCGTTGCCTTGGGCGGATCTTCTATTGGTTCAAATATTGCGCGTTTTTTTGGATTACAATATAAAGAAGTGACCATGCTACTGGCCTGCGGTGCAGCTGCAGGTATTGCTGGTGCATTTAATAGTCCTTTGGCAGGAATGATCTTTGCCATTGAAATTCTGCTACCCGAATTTTCCATTCCTGTTTTTATTCCACTGCTAATTTCCTCTGCAATGGCATCGGTGGTTTCGCGGCTGCTCTACAGTGAACCCCTATTTACGAACTTTAATTCCTACTGGCAGGTATCCGCCTTATTCTTCTACCTGCTAATGGCTGTACTGATAGGCTTATACACCGTATATTTTGCGCGCGTATCTGTTGTTGTAAACCAATGGTTTCGGAAAATCAAAAATCCTTATAACAAGGTATGGGTGAGCGGTGTTGCTTTGGGTCTTATGATCCTAATATTTCCTGCGCTATACGGCGAGGGCTATCTGACCATACAGCAAATTTTGAATGGGCAGTTCAACGCAATTGTCAAAAATAGTTTATTCTCCGAATACCATAATATCGGCTTCGTTGTTTTTGGATACACGCTATTGACGCTCTTCGGAAAATCATTTGCCGCACTCTTTACTCTTAATGGAGGTGGCAATGGTGGCGTTTTTGGTCCAAGCTTGGTGATGGGAGGACTCTTGGGGTTTGCATTTTCTTATGGGATCAATCTGACAGGGCTTGCAGAGCTAAACGTTCCTAATTTTGTTGTAGCTGGTATGGCCGGCGCCCTGAGCGGCATTATGCATGCGCCTTTGACCGGTATGTTCCTTATTGCGGAGGTGACCGGTGGCTATACATTGATGGTCCCTTTGATGCTTGTCTGCTCGATATCTTACCTCATCAATAGAACAATGCTCAAGCATTCGATCTATACCAAAGTGCTCGCAGAATCAGGTGATTTGATCTCTTATGAAGATAAAGATCGTTCCGTATTAAGCATGATGCGCATCAAATACGTTTTGGAAACGAACTTTGTGATTTTGCGTCCTGATGAAACCCCTAAATCTAGACAGCACGATATTATTCATAGCAAAAGAAATATATTTCCCATTGTGAGCCACGATGGCAAATTCATCGGAATAGTCAACAGCGAATATTTATTCTCGATTCTACTTGGTGAATTGGATGGTCTGGATACAACATTTGAAAAATTGGCTCAAAAGCCCAATGATATCGTTGTTATTCATGAAAGTATGGAATCTGTGATGTCAAAAATGAACAAAGAAGACACCTGGATCCTTCCGGTGCTTGGACCTGAGCAAAAATATCTGGGCTTTGTATCCAAATCTAGTGTATTCAATAAATACCGAGCACTGCTAATCCGCCAAGGGCATTACCTCGAATAG
- a CDS encoding potassium transporter TrkG, whose translation MIKKRFYNPAQLFIFSFLALIVMGTMLLKLPIALNKPISWTDSLFTATSAVCVTGLVVVDTATHFTGWGQVFILLLIQAGGIGILSFAGLFAYFLKGGSSYENQLAIRDFSNTQRLGEVFTLLKRTIAITFGIEAVGAAVIFWTMDDFNGAGTAERIFIAVFHSVSSFCNAGFSTLSNGLMHQQVYYNYGFQLAVASIYIFGGLGFPIVINVLKYIKHLINRLFHKWTTKENYYRPWVMTINSKLNLITTSCITAFATLVLFISEYNHVFADHSGIGKWVVAFATATTPRTAGFNSIDFAQLHFSSILFIMLLMWIGASPNSTGGGIKTSTFALAILNAISLAKGKDRTEIFRREIAGISIQRAFATMFLSLIIIGMGVYAISFFERNRPLLEIAFECFSAYSTVGLSLGVTGDLAEGSKVILILLMFIGRVTMLSVLIAFIKKARYTHYRYAEEELTIY comes from the coding sequence TTGATCAAAAAACGATTCTATAATCCGGCGCAATTGTTCATCTTTAGTTTCTTGGCATTGATTGTTATGGGAACTATGTTGTTGAAACTTCCCATTGCCCTTAATAAACCAATCTCCTGGACTGATTCGCTTTTCACTGCAACGAGTGCAGTTTGTGTTACAGGGCTTGTTGTTGTTGACACAGCTACCCATTTCACTGGCTGGGGCCAAGTTTTTATTTTATTGCTGATTCAAGCTGGTGGAATAGGAATACTATCTTTTGCTGGTCTTTTCGCCTATTTTTTAAAAGGGGGAAGCAGTTATGAAAATCAGCTTGCCATACGGGATTTCTCGAACACGCAACGACTGGGTGAAGTATTTACTTTACTCAAGCGCACGATCGCAATTACATTCGGAATAGAAGCTGTCGGTGCTGCCGTCATCTTTTGGACTATGGATGATTTTAACGGGGCAGGTACTGCCGAACGCATTTTTATTGCTGTATTTCATTCGGTGTCTTCGTTCTGCAACGCTGGTTTTTCGACGTTGTCAAATGGCCTGATGCATCAACAGGTTTATTATAATTATGGGTTCCAACTGGCGGTAGCCAGTATATATATATTTGGCGGTTTAGGATTTCCAATTGTTATAAATGTACTTAAATATATCAAACACTTGATAAATAGGTTGTTCCATAAATGGACAACGAAGGAAAATTATTACCGTCCTTGGGTAATGACCATTAACAGCAAGCTCAACCTGATCACGACGTCTTGTATCACTGCGTTTGCGACTTTGGTGCTCTTTATCTCCGAATATAATCATGTTTTTGCTGATCATAGTGGTATAGGAAAATGGGTAGTAGCTTTCGCAACGGCGACAACACCGCGAACGGCAGGCTTCAACAGTATTGATTTTGCACAGCTGCATTTTTCAAGCATTTTGTTTATTATGCTATTAATGTGGATAGGAGCATCGCCAAACTCCACAGGCGGGGGGATAAAAACGAGTACATTTGCGCTCGCCATACTGAATGCGATCAGCTTGGCAAAAGGGAAAGACCGAACTGAAATATTTAGACGCGAAATAGCAGGGATCTCAATTCAGCGTGCTTTTGCTACGATGTTTCTCTCGCTTATAATTATAGGGATGGGAGTATACGCAATTTCATTTTTTGAGCGCAATCGGCCTTTGTTAGAGATCGCATTTGAATGTTTTTCGGCATACAGTACCGTTGGCCTTTCTTTGGGAGTTACAGGTGATCTGGCGGAAGGAAGCAAAGTCATATTAATTCTTTTGATGTTTATTGGACGAGTAACCATGCTATCGGTATTAATCGCTTTTATCAAAAAGGCGCGCTATACGCACTATCGATATGCTGAAGAAGAATTGACAATATATTAG